The Candidatus Zixiibacteriota bacterium genomic sequence GATGACAAGTCCAGCCCGGTAAAGTTCCTGATTGGTGACACGACGATAGCTGCCGGTGGTTTTGTTACTTTCTGGGCCGACAACCAGCCCGGGCAGGGGATTACTCACACCAATTTCACACTGGAGTTTATCGGCGGCGAGATCGGGCTGTACGACACTGATTCACACCGCAACGATCCGGTCGACACGACAACATACGGCCCCCAGGAGACCGATGAGTCCTACGGCCGACTGCCCGACGGAGGAGTCAACTGGACCAGGTTCCTGGTTCCCACGCCCGATACGGCCAACATTGGATTCCTGTGCGGCGATGTGAACGGTAGTGTAGAGCCGCCCGACATTTCTGATCTGGTCTATTTGGTCGATTATATGTTTCTGGGTGGGCCGCCGCCGCCCATGGCCCAGGCGGCCGACATGGACGCAAGTGGTGGACCGCTGGACATTGCCGACCTGGTATACCTGGTCGACTTTATGTTCCAGGGCGGACCGGAACCGATTTGCTTCTAACACCGCCGGTCAACCACTCCAAAAACGCCCTCGTTCACTTCTGATGGCACTGGATGCATAGATTCATAGTCGGATCGAGGGGCAGGTGTTTTTCATAGTCCGCGCCGTGCAACTGGTGGCAACTCAGGCAGGTCATCGCTTGCCCCGTCCGTCGATCTATGGCTTCGGCGCCGATCGGGTGAGCCGACTGGTGGGCGCCGGAATGGCACGACTTGCACAAGTCGACATCCAGACTCTTCAACAATAATGAGTTCTCGGAGCCGTGCGGCTGATGGCAGGCGGAACAGGCCTGTGCCTCGTGGGTGATATACTGATCTTTCGGTTTGTCAAACTCCGGTTTCTGGAAATGACAACTCATGCAAAGATCGACTTGCTTGGCAGCCAGCAGAGCGTCTCCGTTGGCAGCGTGTGGGTTGTGGCAATTGAGGCATGAGAGTTCGTCATCCAGATTGTGATGATAACTTTCGGCCTTATCATTGCCCATCTGTCCGTGACAACCGGCGCAGAGGTCCCTCACCGGGCTCCTGATGGCGAACGCCGCCGTGGCATTGGATGCATGGCACGCCTGGCAGTTACCCTCGGCGAATGGGGCATGCCGGTTGGCCCTCAACAAGCCGGGCATAGATGAAGCATGTGGATCGTGGCAGGCGACACAATTGGATGAGGCGATTCCTTCCGACTCATGTTTGGCCGTAAAACTCTGGTCGACGGCGTGACAACCCAGACACAGTTGGGGCGCCGCACTGGTCAGCAAGCGGCCGTTGTCGGAACCATGGGGTGCATGGCATGCGGAACAGCCGTCCGACTTCAGAGGTGCGTGAACAACCGCCGCCTCGCTCCAGGCCGTGGCCGATTGGTGACAGGACTCGCAAAGAGCGGACCTGGCGCGGTGCAACTGGGAAGGGAAAGATGAGGCGTGCGGGTCATGGCAGTCCAGGCAGGAACCGGTTTTGGCCGGCGGATGAATCGAATGTTTCTCAATATCGGCGCCGACATCCTCATGACAAGATAGACACAATTCAACAGCATCGTCGGCCAACAGGGTCGCATGGCGCGAGGCGTGCGGGTTGTGACACGCAGAACACCGGCCGGATGAATAGGCCGTGTGAACATGCTCACCGGCTGCCAATTCCTCCATGTCGGCATGACACTGGTAGCAAACATCGGGTTGGTCGACAGTGACATTCAGAACTTGAGCCACTGCCGCGCCTGCCATGAATGTTGTCAAGAAAAGGGTCAATATCCAGCTGCAGGTTTTCATTGTTCGTCCTCCTCGGCAGAAGGTGCTTCATGGCAGATAGTACACTCACCTTCGGCAAACGGGCTGTGCGAGTTGCGTTGCATCATGCCCTCATCCGGCGACGAATGGGCGTCGTGACACATTCGGCAGTCGAGTTTATCGCCCGTCAGACCCAGGTGTTTGGTTGTGAAATCGGATGTCTCGCCGTCGTGACAAGTCAAACAGAGATCGGCCACCGGTTGCAGCATGAGTCCTTCCTGGACGCTGTGGTGCGGTTGATGGCACTCCAGACAATCGCCTTCAGCCGCCGGTGGATGGGCTGTTTCAGATTCCAGTCGCTCTGCCAGCGTTTCATGACAGGTCAGGCAGAGTCGCTGGGGGCGATCGAGCAAAAAGGCCTCAATCTTGCTGCCATGCGGCTGGTGGCATTCTGTGCACTGTCCTCTCATAACCGGTTCGTGCGCGGATACCATGCCGGCGGCATCGGTTGCATAATCGTCATGGCAACCTGAGCAGACCTCACTTTGCTTTTCGACCAGCAGGTTCAGGTGGTTGGAAGAGTGTG encodes the following:
- a CDS encoding cytochrome c3 family protein; this encodes MKTCSWILTLFLTTFMAGAAVAQVLNVTVDQPDVCYQCHADMEELAAGEHVHTAYSSGRCSACHNPHASRHATLLADDAVELCLSCHEDVGADIEKHSIHPPAKTGSCLDCHDPHASSFPSQLHRARSALCESCHQSATAWSEAAVVHAPLKSDGCSACHAPHGSDNGRLLTSAAPQLCLGCHAVDQSFTAKHESEGIASSNCVACHDPHASSMPGLLRANRHAPFAEGNCQACHASNATAAFAIRSPVRDLCAGCHGQMGNDKAESYHHNLDDELSCLNCHNPHAANGDALLAAKQVDLCMSCHFQKPEFDKPKDQYITHEAQACSACHQPHGSENSLLLKSLDVDLCKSCHSGAHQSAHPIGAEAIDRRTGQAMTCLSCHQLHGADYEKHLPLDPTMNLCIQCHQK